One genomic segment of Gorilla gorilla gorilla isolate KB3781 chromosome 23, NHGRI_mGorGor1-v2.1_pri, whole genome shotgun sequence includes these proteins:
- the LOC129529599 gene encoding melanoma antigen preferentially expressed in tumors isoform X1, with amino-acid sequence MERRRLRGSIQSRYISMSVWTSPRRLVELAGQSLLKDEALAIAALELLPRELFPPLFMAAFDGRHSQTLKAMVQAWPFTCLPLGVLMKGKQLHLETFKAMLDGLDVLLAQEVRPRRWKLQVLDLRKNSHQDFWTVWSGNRASLYSFPEPEAAQPMTKKRKVDGLSTEAEQPFIPVEVLVDLFLKEGACDELFSYLIEKVKRKKNVLHLCCKKLKIFAMPMQDIKMILKMVQLDSIEDLEVTCTWKLPTLAKFSPYLGQMINLRRLLLSHIHASSYISPEKEEQYIAQFTSQFLSLQCLQALYVDSLFFLRGRLDQLLRHVMNPLETLSITNCRLSEGDVMHLSQSPSVSQLSVLSLSGVVLTDVSPEPLQALLERASATLQDLVFDECGITDDQLLVLLPSLSHCSQLTTLSFCGNPISISALQSLLQHLIGLSNLTHVLYPVPLESYENVRGTLHLERLAYLHARLRELLCELGRPSMVWLSANPCPHCGDRTFYDPEPILCPCFMPN; translated from the exons ATGGAACGAAGGCGTTTGCGG GGTTCCATTCAGAGCCGATATATCAGCATGAGCGTGTGGACAAGCCCACGGAGACTTGTGGAGCTGGCAGGGCAGAGCCTGCTGAAGGATGAGGCCCTGGCCATCGCCGCCCTGGAGTTGCTGCCCAGGGAGCTCTTCCCGCCACTCTTCATGGCAGCCTTTGACGGGAGACACAGCCAGACCCTGAAGGCAATGGTGCAGGCCTGGCCCTTCACCTGCCTCCCTCTGGGAGTGCTGATGAAGGGAAAACAGCTTCACCTGGAGACCTTCAAAGCTATGCTTGATGGACTTGATGTGCTTCTTGCCCAGGAGGTTCGCCCCAG GAGGTGGAAACTTCAAGTGCTGGATTTACGGAAGAACTCTCATCAGGACTTCTGGACTGTATGGTCTGGAAACAGGGCCAGTCTGTACTCATTTCCAGAGCCAGAAGCAGCTCAGCCCATGACAAAGAAGCGAAAAGTAGATGGTTTGAGCACAGAGGCAGAGCAGCCCTTCATTCCAGTAGAGGTGCTCGTAGACCTGTTCCTCAAGGAAGGTGCCTGTGATGAATTGTTCTCCTACCTCATTGAGAAAGTGAAGCGAAAGAAAAATGTACTACACCTGTGCTGTAAGAAGCTGAAGATTTTTGCAATGCCCATGCAGGATATCAAGATGATCCTGAAAATGGTGCAGCTGGACTCTATTGAAGATTTGGAAGTGACTTGTACCTGGAAGCTACCCACCTTGGCGAAATTTTCTCCTTACCTGGGCCAGATGATTAATCTGCGTAGACTCCTCCTCTCCCACATCCATGCGTCTTCCTACATTTCCCCGGAGAAGGAAGAGCAGTATATCGCCCAGTTCACCTCTCAGTTCCTCAGTCTGCAGTGCCTGCAGGCTCTCTATGTGgactctttatttttccttagagGCCGCCTGGATCAGTTGCTCAG GCACGTGATGAACCCCTTGGAAACCCTCTCAATAACTAACTGCCGGCTTTCGGAAGGGGATGTGATGCATCTGTCCCAGAGTCCCAGCGTCAGTCAGCTAAGTGTCCTGAGTCTAAGTGGGGTCGTGCTGACCGATGTAAGTCCCGAGCCCCTCCAAGCTCTGTTGGAGAGAGCCTCTGCCACCCTCCAGGACCTGGTCTTTGATGAGTGTGGGATCACGGATGATCAGCTCCTTGTCCTCCTGCCTTccctgagccactgctcccagcttaCGACCTTAAGCTTCTGCGGGAATCCCATCTCCATATCTGCCCTGCAGAGTCTCCTGCAGCACCTCATTGGGCTGAGCAATCTGACCCATGTGCTGTATCCTGTCCCCCTGGAGAGTTATGAGAACGTCCGTGGTACCCTCCACCTGGAGAGGCTTGCCTATCTGCATGCCAGGCTCAGGGAGTTGCTGTGCGAGTTGGGGCGGCCCAGCATGGTCTGGCTTAGTGCCAACCCCTGTCCTCACTGTGGGGACAGAACCTTCTATGACCCGGAGCCCATCTTGTGCCCCTGTTTCATGCCTAACTAG
- the LOC129529599 gene encoding melanoma antigen preferentially expressed in tumors isoform X2, whose amino-acid sequence MSVWTSPRRLVELAGQSLLKDEALAIAALELLPRELFPPLFMAAFDGRHSQTLKAMVQAWPFTCLPLGVLMKGKQLHLETFKAMLDGLDVLLAQEVRPRRWKLQVLDLRKNSHQDFWTVWSGNRASLYSFPEPEAAQPMTKKRKVDGLSTEAEQPFIPVEVLVDLFLKEGACDELFSYLIEKVKRKKNVLHLCCKKLKIFAMPMQDIKMILKMVQLDSIEDLEVTCTWKLPTLAKFSPYLGQMINLRRLLLSHIHASSYISPEKEEQYIAQFTSQFLSLQCLQALYVDSLFFLRGRLDQLLRHVMNPLETLSITNCRLSEGDVMHLSQSPSVSQLSVLSLSGVVLTDVSPEPLQALLERASATLQDLVFDECGITDDQLLVLLPSLSHCSQLTTLSFCGNPISISALQSLLQHLIGLSNLTHVLYPVPLESYENVRGTLHLERLAYLHARLRELLCELGRPSMVWLSANPCPHCGDRTFYDPEPILCPCFMPN is encoded by the exons ATGAGCGTGTGGACAAGCCCACGGAGACTTGTGGAGCTGGCAGGGCAGAGCCTGCTGAAGGATGAGGCCCTGGCCATCGCCGCCCTGGAGTTGCTGCCCAGGGAGCTCTTCCCGCCACTCTTCATGGCAGCCTTTGACGGGAGACACAGCCAGACCCTGAAGGCAATGGTGCAGGCCTGGCCCTTCACCTGCCTCCCTCTGGGAGTGCTGATGAAGGGAAAACAGCTTCACCTGGAGACCTTCAAAGCTATGCTTGATGGACTTGATGTGCTTCTTGCCCAGGAGGTTCGCCCCAG GAGGTGGAAACTTCAAGTGCTGGATTTACGGAAGAACTCTCATCAGGACTTCTGGACTGTATGGTCTGGAAACAGGGCCAGTCTGTACTCATTTCCAGAGCCAGAAGCAGCTCAGCCCATGACAAAGAAGCGAAAAGTAGATGGTTTGAGCACAGAGGCAGAGCAGCCCTTCATTCCAGTAGAGGTGCTCGTAGACCTGTTCCTCAAGGAAGGTGCCTGTGATGAATTGTTCTCCTACCTCATTGAGAAAGTGAAGCGAAAGAAAAATGTACTACACCTGTGCTGTAAGAAGCTGAAGATTTTTGCAATGCCCATGCAGGATATCAAGATGATCCTGAAAATGGTGCAGCTGGACTCTATTGAAGATTTGGAAGTGACTTGTACCTGGAAGCTACCCACCTTGGCGAAATTTTCTCCTTACCTGGGCCAGATGATTAATCTGCGTAGACTCCTCCTCTCCCACATCCATGCGTCTTCCTACATTTCCCCGGAGAAGGAAGAGCAGTATATCGCCCAGTTCACCTCTCAGTTCCTCAGTCTGCAGTGCCTGCAGGCTCTCTATGTGgactctttatttttccttagagGCCGCCTGGATCAGTTGCTCAG GCACGTGATGAACCCCTTGGAAACCCTCTCAATAACTAACTGCCGGCTTTCGGAAGGGGATGTGATGCATCTGTCCCAGAGTCCCAGCGTCAGTCAGCTAAGTGTCCTGAGTCTAAGTGGGGTCGTGCTGACCGATGTAAGTCCCGAGCCCCTCCAAGCTCTGTTGGAGAGAGCCTCTGCCACCCTCCAGGACCTGGTCTTTGATGAGTGTGGGATCACGGATGATCAGCTCCTTGTCCTCCTGCCTTccctgagccactgctcccagcttaCGACCTTAAGCTTCTGCGGGAATCCCATCTCCATATCTGCCCTGCAGAGTCTCCTGCAGCACCTCATTGGGCTGAGCAATCTGACCCATGTGCTGTATCCTGTCCCCCTGGAGAGTTATGAGAACGTCCGTGGTACCCTCCACCTGGAGAGGCTTGCCTATCTGCATGCCAGGCTCAGGGAGTTGCTGTGCGAGTTGGGGCGGCCCAGCATGGTCTGGCTTAGTGCCAACCCCTGTCCTCACTGTGGGGACAGAACCTTCTATGACCCGGAGCCCATCTTGTGCCCCTGTTTCATGCCTAACTAG